Proteins from a single region of Juglans microcarpa x Juglans regia isolate MS1-56 chromosome 5S, Jm3101_v1.0, whole genome shotgun sequence:
- the LOC121267414 gene encoding calmodulin-2/4-like isoform X3: MRSLGHNPIEAELQDKINEVDVDIDSTINFAEFLNLMARKMQDTDSEEELKEAFRVFDKGQNGFIFAAELRHVMSNLGEKLTDEEVDEMIREVDVDGDGQISYEEFVKVMMAN, translated from the coding sequence ATGAGGTCGCTAGGCCATAACCCAATTGAAGCAGAACTCCAGGACAAGATCAATGAGGTCGATGTTGACATCGACAGCACCATAAACTTCGCTGAGTTCCTAAACCTCATGGCAAGGAAGATGCAAGACACCGATTCAGAGGAGGAGCTTAAAGAGGCATTCCGGGTCTTTGACAAGGGTCAAAATGGGTTCATCTTTGCTGCTGAGCTGCGCCATGTGATGAGCAATCTCGGGGAGAAGCTCACTGATGAAGAAGTGGATGAGATGATCAGGGAGGTAGATGTTGATGGTGATGGCCAGATAAGCTATGAGGAGTTTGTCAAGGTGATGATGGCTAATTGA